One genomic segment of Streptobacillus felis includes these proteins:
- a CDS encoding transposase: protein MIQKHSEELKNKLIKLHLQEGRTYNSLSEEYGVSKVTIAKWCKDFN from the coding sequence ATGATACAAAAACACTCAGAAGAATTAAAAAACAAACTTATTAAACTACATCTACAAGAAGGAAGAACATATAATAGCCTATCAGAAGAATATGGAGTATCAAAAGTAACTATTGCAAAATGGTGTAAAGATTTTAAC